One genomic window of Mucilaginibacter sp. SJ includes the following:
- a CDS encoding ABC-F family ATP-binding cassette domain-containing protein produces the protein MITVSNLSLRYGKRTLFEDVNLKFTQGNCYGIIGANGAGKSTFLKILSGDIDPTSGSVSFTPGERMAVLSQNHYAFDEFTVIETVMMGHKEMYSVMKEKDAIYLKEDFSDADGERAGELENLFAEMDGWNAESNAATLLSNLGIKEEFHYQLVKDLDNTQKVRVLLAQALFGKPDILLLDEPTNDLDIHTISWLEDFLASYEAIVLVVSHDRHFLDTVCTHVVDIDFGKMTIYTGNYTFWYESSQLALKQRAEQNKKAEDKVKELQEFIRRFSANASKSKQATSRKKALDKINLDEIQPSNRKYPGIIFNNLGREAGDQILTVENLGKTLNGEVLFNNITFTVNKGDKISILSQNSLATTAFYNILTGRDKDFTGTFKWGVTINAADIPNDSSEYFDGKNDNLIDWLREYSPGEKDDQFIRGFLGRMLFSGEEVMKKCSVLSGGEKMRCMFSRMMLQQANLLMFDEPTNHLDLESITALNNGMKDFRGTILFTSRDHELVETVANRIIELTPGGYIDKLMTYDEYINSPVVQKQQEDLYAAV, from the coding sequence ATGATCACGGTATCCAATCTTTCTTTACGTTACGGTAAGCGTACTTTGTTTGAAGACGTAAACCTGAAATTTACACAGGGCAACTGTTATGGTATTATTGGCGCCAATGGCGCGGGTAAGTCCACATTCCTGAAAATTCTTTCGGGCGATATTGACCCAACCAGCGGCTCGGTGAGCTTTACTCCCGGCGAACGTATGGCTGTTTTGAGCCAAAACCATTATGCTTTTGACGAATTCACAGTTATCGAAACAGTGATGATGGGCCATAAGGAAATGTACTCCGTAATGAAGGAGAAAGATGCCATTTATCTTAAAGAAGATTTTAGCGATGCCGACGGCGAACGTGCCGGTGAACTGGAAAACCTTTTTGCCGAAATGGACGGCTGGAATGCCGAAAGCAATGCCGCTACCCTGCTAAGCAACCTTGGCATTAAAGAAGAATTTCACTATCAACTGGTTAAAGACCTTGATAACACCCAAAAAGTACGTGTTTTATTAGCCCAGGCACTTTTTGGCAAACCAGATATCCTGCTGCTGGATGAGCCTACCAACGATTTGGACATCCACACCATTAGCTGGCTGGAAGATTTCCTTGCGTCATATGAAGCTATCGTACTGGTAGTATCGCACGACAGGCACTTCCTGGATACTGTATGTACCCACGTAGTAGATATTGATTTTGGTAAAATGACCATTTATACCGGTAACTACACCTTTTGGTATGAATCGAGCCAGTTGGCCCTTAAACAACGTGCCGAACAAAACAAGAAAGCCGAAGATAAAGTTAAAGAGCTCCAGGAGTTTATCCGCAGGTTTAGTGCTAACGCGTCTAAATCAAAACAGGCAACCAGCCGTAAAAAAGCATTGGATAAAATCAACCTGGATGAAATTCAGCCATCAAACCGTAAATATCCGGGTATTATATTCAACAACCTGGGCCGTGAAGCCGGCGATCAGATCCTGACTGTTGAAAACCTGGGCAAAACCCTTAATGGCGAAGTGCTGTTTAACAATATCACCTTCACTGTAAACAAAGGCGATAAAATTTCTATCCTGTCGCAAAACAGTTTGGCAACTACTGCCTTCTATAATATTTTAACAGGCCGTGATAAAGATTTTACAGGCACCTTTAAATGGGGTGTAACCATTAACGCGGCTGATATCCCTAACGACAGCAGTGAATACTTCGACGGCAAAAACGACAACCTGATTGATTGGCTGCGTGAATATTCACCGGGCGAAAAAGACGATCAGTTTATCCGCGGATTTTTAGGCCGGATGCTGTTCTCAGGTGAGGAAGTTATGAAAAAATGCAGTGTCCTATCTGGTGGCGAAAAAATGCGCTGCATGTTTAGCCGTATGATGCTGCAGCAAGCCAACCTGCTAATGTTTGATGAACCAACCAACCACCTCGACCTGGAATCGATCACAGCGCTTAATAATGGCATGAAAGATTTCCGCGGCACAATCCTGTTCACCTCACGGGATCATGAATTGGTTGAAACAGTAGCTAATCGTATTATTGAATTAACACCGGGCGGCTACATAGACAAGTTGATGACTTATGACGAATACATCAATAGCCCTGTTGTACAAAAACAGCAGGAAGATTTGTACGCTGCTGTTTAA
- a CDS encoding SRPBCC family protein yields the protein MNTFTSTISINKPLTEVYDFLADFNNHRQLMPDNIQEWTSTRDEARFSIQNMAKLALKIEERVPGQLIRIIPAEKPPFNLELKWSLSFNNDHTDILFTIGAELSMMMKMLASGPLQKLADHETQSLFNILN from the coding sequence ATGAATACATTCACCAGTACGATAAGCATTAACAAGCCTCTAACAGAGGTTTACGACTTCCTGGCCGATTTCAACAATCACCGGCAACTGATGCCCGATAATATCCAGGAATGGACATCCACCCGGGATGAAGCCCGTTTCAGTATCCAGAATATGGCCAAACTTGCTTTGAAAATTGAGGAGCGTGTGCCCGGTCAGCTGATAAGGATCATACCTGCCGAGAAACCACCGTTTAACCTGGAACTAAAATGGTCGTTATCTTTCAATAACGACCATACTGATATTTTATTCACCATTGGCGCAGAGCTTAGCATGATGATGAAAATGCTGGCATCAGGTCCGCTTCAAAAATTGGCCGACCATGAAACACAAAGCTTATTTAATATTTTAAACTAA
- the pyrE gene encoding orotate phosphoribosyltransferase yields MFTNNEIEQQVAEFLLQIKAIKLQPNNPFTWASGWKSPIYCDNRVTLSHPTIRTYIRQQLVAAIQDKFGSVGCIAGVATAGIPQGALVAQELGLPFIYVRSKPKEHGTGSMIEGDAATTSGKRVVVIEDLLSTGKSSLQAVEALRAAGYDVAGLAAIFTYGFDIADENFKQANCPYVTLSNYNALIKYAEEHQFINEKDVNLLRQWRENPSTWGEMAAS; encoded by the coding sequence ATGTTTACTAATAATGAGATCGAACAACAAGTAGCCGAATTCCTGCTGCAAATTAAAGCAATTAAATTACAACCCAATAATCCTTTTACATGGGCATCGGGCTGGAAATCTCCAATTTACTGCGATAACCGCGTTACACTTTCTCATCCAACTATCCGCACTTACATCAGGCAGCAATTAGTGGCAGCCATACAGGATAAATTCGGGTCGGTTGGCTGCATTGCAGGTGTGGCAACTGCAGGTATACCGCAAGGTGCATTAGTAGCCCAGGAATTAGGCCTTCCATTTATCTATGTACGTTCAAAACCTAAAGAGCATGGTACAGGCAGCATGATTGAGGGCGATGCCGCTACTACATCAGGCAAGCGGGTTGTAGTTATTGAAGATTTGCTCTCCACCGGTAAAAGCAGCTTGCAGGCCGTTGAAGCACTGCGTGCCGCAGGTTATGACGTTGCGGGCCTGGCGGCGATATTTACTTATGGCTTTGATATTGCCGACGAAAACTTTAAACAGGCCAACTGCCCATACGTAACCCTGTCAAATTACAACGCGCTCATTAAATACGCGGAAGAACATCAGTTCATTAACGAAAAAGATGTAAACCTGCTCAGGCAGTGGCGCGAAAACCCATCAACCTGGGGCGAAATGGCTGCAAGTTAA
- a CDS encoding NUDIX hydrolase: MAQKYRIYINEKVILLTESEPKHADNFERLDAETFDLKIIYTWILANPNKLFYIKTANAKVYLKAVKKNITLIEAAGGLVMNTKGQYLFIYRNDKWDLPKGKIEKDEKVKEAAVREVEEECGIKVSELGEKICKTYHVYVNRGEVVLKKTHWFAMTSRGKEKLKPQKEEGITDVRWFEHHHIEPIIENTFPSIMDVLHKEKLVTNKVMPLSE; encoded by the coding sequence ATGGCTCAAAAATACAGAATTTATATTAACGAAAAGGTTATCCTGCTCACAGAATCTGAACCAAAGCATGCAGATAATTTTGAAAGGCTTGATGCAGAGACCTTTGACCTTAAAATTATATATACCTGGATCCTCGCTAATCCTAACAAACTGTTCTATATAAAAACAGCCAACGCTAAGGTGTATCTTAAAGCTGTTAAAAAGAATATTACACTTATTGAAGCGGCAGGGGGCCTGGTTATGAACACTAAGGGGCAATATTTATTCATTTATCGTAATGATAAATGGGACCTGCCCAAAGGCAAAATAGAAAAAGACGAAAAGGTAAAAGAAGCGGCGGTGCGCGAAGTAGAGGAGGAGTGCGGTATAAAAGTAAGCGAACTGGGAGAAAAAATTTGTAAAACATACCATGTATATGTTAACCGCGGCGAGGTAGTGCTTAAGAAAACGCATTGGTTTGCCATGACAAGTAGGGGTAAAGAAAAGCTAAAACCTCAAAAAGAAGAGGGTATTACCGATGTGCGCTGGTTTGAGCACCATCATATTGAACCGATAATTGAAAATACATTTCCATCCATAATGGATGTGTTGCACAAAGAAAAGCTGGTTACAAATAAGGTAATGCCTCTTTCGGAATAA
- the coaD gene encoding pantetheine-phosphate adenylyltransferase → MKIALFPGSFDPLTKAHVDIVKRSVELFDRLYIGIGVNSSKKGLLSVEQREQMIRAVFEHDERIHVIAYEGLTVDFCKSIGAAYMIRGIRTVSDFEYEKAIAQMNHSLAPDIESIFIVSKPGYSSISSTIVREIIRYKGDVSQFIPKEALPYL, encoded by the coding sequence ATGAAGATAGCCCTTTTTCCAGGTTCATTTGATCCGCTTACTAAAGCTCATGTTGATATTGTGAAACGATCTGTCGAGCTTTTTGACAGGCTTTACATAGGCATCGGCGTAAACAGCAGCAAAAAGGGGCTGTTGAGTGTTGAGCAGCGCGAACAAATGATCAGGGCGGTTTTTGAGCATGATGAACGGATCCACGTGATAGCCTATGAAGGCCTTACTGTCGATTTTTGCAAAAGCATAGGCGCCGCTTACATGATCAGGGGGATCCGTACCGTATCAGACTTTGAGTATGAAAAAGCGATTGCCCAGATGAACCATTCGCTGGCACCCGACATCGAAAGCATATTTATTGTAAGCAAGCCAGGCTATTCATCCATCAGTTCAACCATTGTGCGCGAAATCATCCGCTATAAAGGCGATGTGAGCCAGTTTATTCCGAAAGAGGCATTACCTTATTTGTAA